The following are from one region of the Cloacibacterium normanense genome:
- a CDS encoding citrate synthase, which yields MSDNKVILNYDGNSYEYPIVESTIGDRGIDISKLRDQTGLITLDLGYKNTGATLSNITYLDGDLGELFYRGYPIEQIAEKSNFSEVMYLLLHGELPNATQFTQFENNIKNYNFVAEEMKKILDAFPRSAHPMGVLSTLTSALTAFNPRAVNVKSKEDLDHAAEMLIAKFAHLCAWTYRKTNGFPLNHGDNSLNYVENFYKMTFRKPYEEFEIDPVVVAALDKLLILHADHEQNCSTSTVRMVGSAHTGLFASISAGVSALWGPLHGGANQAVIEMLEMIEKDGGDVAKYVQKAKDKEDSFRLMGFGHRVYKNFDPRAKIIKKAADDILNKLGVHDKALDIAMQLERVALEDDYFVERKLYPNVDFYSGIIYRALGIPTEMFTVMFALGRLPGWISQWKEMRLHGDPIGRPRQVYQGAPKRDYVPMENR from the coding sequence ATGTCAGATAATAAAGTTATACTCAATTACGACGGAAATTCTTATGAGTATCCTATCGTAGAAAGCACAATTGGTGATAGAGGTATTGATATTTCTAAATTGAGAGATCAAACCGGACTTATTACTTTAGACTTAGGCTATAAAAATACGGGAGCCACTTTAAGTAATATTACTTACTTAGATGGTGATTTGGGAGAACTTTTCTACAGAGGTTATCCTATTGAGCAAATTGCTGAGAAATCTAATTTTTCTGAAGTAATGTACTTATTGCTTCACGGTGAATTACCAAACGCTACTCAGTTTACTCAATTCGAGAATAACATTAAGAATTACAACTTCGTAGCCGAAGAAATGAAAAAAATTCTTGATGCTTTCCCACGTTCTGCGCATCCAATGGGTGTACTTTCTACGCTTACATCTGCACTTACAGCATTTAATCCTAGAGCTGTAAATGTAAAATCTAAAGAAGATTTAGACCATGCTGCAGAAATGCTTATTGCAAAATTTGCTCACCTTTGTGCTTGGACTTACAGAAAAACCAATGGTTTCCCGCTTAACCACGGAGATAACAGTCTAAATTATGTAGAGAATTTCTACAAAATGACTTTCAGAAAACCATACGAAGAGTTCGAAATTGATCCAGTAGTGGTAGCTGCGCTAGACAAATTATTAATTCTACACGCAGACCACGAACAAAATTGTTCTACTTCTACAGTAAGAATGGTAGGTTCTGCTCACACAGGTTTATTTGCATCTATTTCTGCGGGAGTTTCTGCATTATGGGGACCACTTCACGGTGGTGCAAACCAAGCAGTAATCGAAATGCTAGAAATGATTGAAAAAGACGGTGGAGATGTCGCTAAATATGTACAAAAAGCAAAAGATAAAGAAGACAGCTTCAGATTAATGGGATTTGGGCATAGAGTTTATAAAAACTTTGACCCAAGAGCTAAAATCATCAAAAAAGCTGCAGACGATATCTTAAACAAACTAGGAGTTCACGACAAAGCTTTAGACATTGCAATGCAATTAGAAAGAGTAGCACTAGAAGATGATTACTTCGTAGAAAGAAAACTATATCCAAACGTAGATTTCTATTCTGGTATTATCTATAGAGCATTAGGAATTCCTACAGAAATGTTTACAGTAATGTTCGCATTAGGACGTTTACCAGGATGGATTTCTCAATGGAAAGAAATGCGTCTTCACGGTGACCCAATTGGTAGACCAAGACAAGTGTATCAAGGTGCTCCAAAACGTGACTATGTTCCTATGGAAAACAGATAA
- a CDS encoding dimethylarginine dimethylaminohydrolase family protein, whose product MKLNIKNETGRLKSVVLGQPKSIGPVPTLEESYDAKSYYSIENGIYPKEEDIIAEMTAFEKVLKKYDVEVFRPNIIKDYNQVFARDVAFVIEDKMIISNVIKDRADEQEAYRKIFEKVEWRKIINLPETAHIEGGDVIVWDDFLFVGTCFSEDYRNYKTARTNEYAIEILKEYFPKKRIIDLDLKKNDKVPYQGVLHLDCTFNPIGKDKCIIYKDGFVDESDYQLIIDIFGEENCFHITPEEMFEMYPNIFSISPEVVVSDETFTRMNDFLRNEWGFTVEEIPYREISKMGGLLRCSTMPLVRE is encoded by the coding sequence ATGAAGCTCAATATAAAAAACGAAACAGGCAGATTAAAATCGGTAGTTCTAGGTCAGCCAAAGTCTATTGGCCCAGTTCCTACTTTAGAAGAAAGTTATGATGCTAAGTCATATTACTCCATAGAAAATGGCATTTATCCTAAAGAAGAAGACATCATCGCAGAAATGACAGCCTTCGAAAAAGTGCTCAAAAAATATGATGTAGAAGTTTTCAGGCCGAATATTATCAAAGATTACAATCAGGTTTTCGCGAGAGATGTAGCCTTCGTCATCGAAGATAAAATGATTATCTCAAACGTCATCAAAGATAGAGCAGATGAACAGGAAGCTTATCGTAAAATTTTTGAAAAAGTAGAATGGCGCAAAATTATTAATCTACCCGAAACCGCTCATATAGAAGGCGGAGATGTTATTGTTTGGGATGATTTTCTCTTTGTAGGAACATGTTTCTCCGAAGATTACAGAAATTATAAAACAGCCAGAACCAATGAATATGCTATCGAAATTCTGAAAGAATATTTCCCTAAAAAACGTATCATAGACCTTGACCTTAAGAAAAATGACAAGGTTCCGTATCAAGGAGTTTTGCACTTAGACTGTACATTTAATCCTATCGGAAAAGACAAATGTATTATCTATAAAGATGGTTTTGTAGATGAAAGTGATTACCAACTCATCATCGATATTTTCGGGGAAGAAAACTGTTTCCACATTACACCAGAAGAAATGTTCGAGATGTATCCTAATATTTTCTCTATTTCGCCAGAAGTGGTGGTTTCAGACGAAACTTTTACCAGAATGAATGACTTTCTGAGAAATGAGTGGGGTTTTACGGTAGAAGAAATTCCGTATCGTGAAATTTCTAAAATGGGAGGTTTGCTCAGATGTTCTACCATGCCTTTGGTTAGAGAATAA
- the rplQ gene encoding 50S ribosomal protein L17, giving the protein MRHGKKFNHLGRTASHRSALLSNMACSLIEHKRINTTVAKAKALRVYVEPILTKAKEDTTHNRRIAFSYLQSKEAVAELFRTVAPKIATRNGGYTRIIKTGFRPGDAADTALIELVDFNELYNPNAEEKKATRRSRRSTKKEAAAVVAAPVVEEAAVVEEPKAEATEEKTEE; this is encoded by the coding sequence ATGAGACACGGAAAAAAATTCAATCACTTAGGTAGAACAGCCTCTCACAGAAGCGCTTTGCTTTCTAACATGGCATGCTCACTAATTGAACATAAAAGAATAAATACTACTGTTGCTAAAGCTAAAGCTTTAAGAGTATACGTAGAACCTATCTTAACTAAAGCTAAAGAAGATACTACGCACAACAGAAGAATTGCTTTCTCTTACTTACAAAGTAAAGAAGCAGTTGCAGAACTTTTCAGAACTGTAGCTCCTAAAATCGCTACCAGAAATGGTGGTTATACTAGAATCATCAAGACTGGTTTCAGACCTGGTGATGCTGCAGATACTGCATTAATCGAGCTTGTAGATTTCAATGAACTTTACAATCCTAATGCTGAAGAGAAAAAAGCAACTAGAAGAAGTAGAAGATCTACTAAGAAAGAAGCTGCTGCTGTAGTAGCTGCTCCAGTTGTAGAAGAAGCTGCTGTAGTAGAAGAGCCAAAAGCTGAAGCTACAGAAGAAAAAACTGAAGAATAA
- the eno gene encoding phosphopyruvate hydratase translates to MSYISFIEARQILDSRGNPTVEVDVFTESGAMGRAAVPSGASTGEHEAVELRDGGSEYMGKGVLKAVENVKEVIAPELVGLPVFDQNLIDQIMIDLDGTKNKGNLGANAILGVSLAAAKAAAAELRQPLYKYIGGVNANTLPVPMMNVINGGSHSDAPIAFQEFMIMPVKADSFSHALRKGTEIFHNLKSILHDRGLSTAVGDEGGFAPTFKGTEDALDTLLKAIEKAGYKPGDDVMIALDCASSEFYKDGIYDYRKFQTPDSAQFTSSEQVSYLAELVNKYPIISIEDGMQENDWEGWKMLTDKIGDRVQLVGDDLFVTNVERLSRGVKENIANSILVKVNQIGSLSETLAAVQMAQHNKYTSVMSHRSGETEDATIADLAVACNCGQIKTGSASRSDRMAKYNQLLRIEEALGENAIFPGLDAFKIKR, encoded by the coding sequence ATGAGTTACATTTCATTTATTGAAGCAAGACAAATTTTGGATTCTAGAGGAAATCCAACTGTAGAAGTTGATGTATTTACCGAAAGCGGTGCAATGGGACGTGCAGCTGTACCTTCTGGTGCTTCTACCGGAGAACACGAAGCAGTAGAATTGCGCGATGGCGGTTCAGAATATATGGGGAAAGGCGTACTGAAGGCCGTAGAAAATGTAAAAGAAGTAATCGCTCCAGAATTAGTAGGACTTCCAGTTTTTGACCAAAATCTTATCGATCAAATTATGATTGACTTAGATGGCACAAAAAACAAAGGAAACTTAGGTGCTAATGCTATTTTAGGAGTTTCTTTAGCTGCTGCTAAAGCTGCTGCTGCTGAATTAAGACAACCTCTTTACAAATATATTGGAGGTGTAAATGCTAATACACTTCCTGTTCCTATGATGAATGTAATTAATGGTGGTTCTCACTCAGATGCGCCAATTGCATTCCAAGAATTTATGATTATGCCAGTAAAAGCAGATTCTTTCTCTCACGCTTTGAGAAAAGGAACTGAAATCTTCCATAATCTTAAATCTATTCTTCATGATAGAGGTTTATCTACTGCTGTAGGTGACGAAGGTGGTTTTGCGCCAACTTTCAAAGGAACTGAAGATGCTTTAGATACTTTACTTAAAGCAATCGAAAAAGCAGGTTACAAACCAGGTGATGATGTAATGATTGCATTAGACTGTGCTTCTTCAGAATTCTACAAAGATGGAATCTACGATTATAGAAAATTCCAAACTCCAGATTCTGCTCAATTTACAAGCAGCGAACAAGTTTCTTACTTAGCAGAATTGGTAAACAAATATCCAATTATCTCTATTGAAGATGGTATGCAAGAAAACGACTGGGAAGGTTGGAAAATGTTAACTGATAAAATCGGTGATAGAGTACAATTAGTAGGAGACGATTTATTTGTAACAAACGTAGAAAGACTTTCTAGAGGTGTTAAAGAAAATATCGCTAACTCTATCTTGGTTAAAGTAAACCAAATCGGTTCATTATCTGAAACTTTAGCAGCAGTACAAATGGCTCAGCATAATAAGTATACATCTGTAATGTCTCACAGATCTGGTGAAACTGAAGATGCTACAATTGCAGATTTAGCAGTAGCTTGCAACTGTGGTCAGATTAAAACAGGTTCTGCTTCTCGTTCTGATAGAATGGCGAAGTATAACCAATTATTAAGAATCGAAGAAGCTCTAGGCGAAAATGCAATTTTCCCAGGATTAGATGCTTTTAAAATTAAAAGATAA
- a CDS encoding DNA-directed RNA polymerase subunit alpha: MAILQFIKPDKVILLNSTDFKGQFEFRPLEPGFGLTIGNALRRVLLSSLEGYAITSIKIEGVEHEFSTIPGVIEDVTEIILNLKQLRLKAKVENASAEQVSVKVSGKEVITAGDFTSSMNNFEVLNPDLVICNLTKEVSFEMNFNIDKGRGYVPSEQNKSNNAPIGTIAIDSIFTPIKKVQYSIENYRVEQKTDYEKLVLDIETDGSITPQNALTEASKILIYHFMLFSDERITLETEAVKASIQYDEETLHTRQLLKSKLADMDLSVRALNCLKAAEVETLGELVSYSKSDLMKFRNFGKKSLTELEELVHSKGLNFGFDVAKYKLDADK; encoded by the coding sequence ATGGCAATTTTACAATTCATAAAACCCGACAAAGTAATTCTACTTAATTCTACGGATTTCAAAGGTCAATTCGAATTTAGACCATTAGAGCCAGGATTCGGACTTACTATCGGTAATGCTTTGAGAAGAGTTTTACTTTCTTCTCTAGAAGGATATGCTATCACATCTATCAAAATAGAAGGAGTAGAGCACGAATTTTCAACAATTCCAGGTGTAATAGAAGATGTTACGGAGATCATCCTTAACCTTAAGCAATTAAGACTTAAAGCAAAAGTAGAAAACGCATCAGCAGAACAAGTAAGTGTGAAAGTTTCTGGTAAAGAAGTAATCACTGCAGGTGATTTTACTAGCTCGATGAATAACTTCGAGGTACTTAATCCAGACTTAGTAATCTGCAACTTGACAAAAGAGGTGTCTTTCGAAATGAATTTCAACATCGACAAAGGAAGAGGTTATGTTCCTTCAGAACAAAACAAATCTAACAATGCACCTATAGGAACGATTGCAATTGACTCTATCTTTACTCCTATTAAGAAAGTTCAATATAGCATTGAAAACTATCGTGTAGAGCAAAAAACAGACTACGAAAAACTAGTATTAGACATTGAGACGGATGGTTCTATCACCCCTCAAAATGCTTTAACTGAAGCTTCTAAGATATTAATTTATCACTTCATGTTATTCTCTGATGAGAGAATTACTCTAGAAACTGAAGCTGTAAAAGCATCAATCCAATACGATGAAGAAACCCTTCACACAAGACAATTACTTAAGTCTAAATTAGCAGATATGGATCTTTCGGTGAGAGCTCTTAACTGTCTAAAAGCAGCTGAAGTAGAAACTCTAGGTGAACTAGTTTCTTATAGTAAGTCTGATTTGATGAAATTCAGAAATTTCGGTAAGAAATCATTGACAGAACTTGAAGAACTTGTTCACTCAAAAGGACTAAACTTCGGGTTTGATGTTGCAAAATATAAGTTAGACGCTGATAAATAA
- a CDS encoding DUF1655 domain-containing protein has protein sequence MKKYFNYILILGIIGVISCDKENKTAIEKEVKVIKTIDANGVSKTDSVILEKTNLESKITKTENKIQKQEYVYRAFDGTEAKVTFTKGTKEGNFILIERNKLKIELPQIESDIYEKDGIKAVSKGDLLTITQNGQIFELNRKK, from the coding sequence ATGAAAAAATATTTTAACTATATCTTAATATTAGGCATCATCGGCGTTATCAGCTGTGATAAGGAAAACAAAACCGCCATAGAAAAGGAAGTAAAAGTAATCAAAACAATAGATGCTAATGGAGTAAGCAAAACAGATTCTGTAATTTTAGAAAAAACCAATTTAGAGAGCAAGATTACCAAAACCGAAAATAAAATTCAAAAACAGGAGTACGTTTATCGTGCTTTTGATGGTACAGAAGCCAAGGTAACTTTTACTAAGGGAACTAAGGAAGGTAACTTCATCCTTATCGAAAGAAATAAACTCAAGATAGAATTGCCTCAAATCGAAAGTGATATTTATGAAAAAGATGGTATAAAGGCTGTAAGTAAAGGAGATTTACTTACCATTACCCAAAACGGGCAAATTTTCGAATTGAATCGTAAAAAATAA
- a CDS encoding glycoside hydrolase family 3 C-terminal domain-containing protein, whose protein sequence is MFKKIALVCLVSLMIFQAKAQEKKTQIYLDDSQPIELRVEDALSKMTLEEKVAMLHAQSKFSSPGVPRLGIPEFWTTDGPHGIRPEVKWDEWDQAGWTNDSIIAYPALTALSATWNKKMSWNYGKALGEEARYRKKDILLGPGVNIYRTPLNGRNFEYMGEDPFLSSKMVVPYIKGVQSNGVAACVKHYALNNQEQFRHTSNVIVDDRALYEIYLPAFKAAVQEGDTWSIMGAYDMYKNQYASQNQYLLNDILKKEWGFKGVVISDWGAVNDTKQAIMNGLDMEFGSWTNGLSEGTSNAYDNYYLAHPYLKLIKSGEVGTKELDDKVRRILRLAFLTTMNKNKPFGNIASEEHRAIAKEIGEEGIVLLKNQKNVLPINVAKTKKIAVIGENAIKMMTVGGGSSSLKVKYETLPLDGIKARFGKDAEVVFARGYVGDVTGEYNGVKTGRDLTDNRSQAELTKEAVELAKNSDFVIFVGGLNKSDFQDSEGNDRKDMGLPYHQYELISALAKANKNFTVVLVSGNAVEMPWVKEVPSIVQAWYLGSESGHAIASVLAGDANPSGKLPFTFPVKLEDNSAHQLGEYPGNKEELAQGKGKDQQNPINIKYNEGIFVGYRWHDTKNIKPLFSFGHGLSYTTFEIGQAKADKSVITEDETITFTIPVKNTGKKAGAEVVQLYIRDVKSSLPRPLKELKGFEKIYLNPGEQKEVTITIDKSALSFFDPVKHDWVAEPGDFEALIGNSSDAIKTKIKFSLQ, encoded by the coding sequence ATGTTCAAGAAAATTGCACTTGTTTGCTTAGTCTCGTTAATGATTTTTCAAGCAAAAGCACAAGAAAAAAAGACACAAATTTATTTAGATGATTCTCAACCTATAGAACTCAGAGTAGAAGACGCTCTTTCTAAAATGACTTTAGAAGAAAAAGTAGCGATGCTTCATGCTCAGTCAAAATTCAGTTCACCAGGTGTTCCAAGATTAGGAATTCCAGAATTTTGGACAACTGATGGACCACACGGAATTCGTCCTGAAGTAAAATGGGATGAATGGGATCAAGCTGGTTGGACCAATGACTCCATCATTGCTTATCCTGCGCTTACTGCACTCTCTGCAACTTGGAATAAAAAAATGTCTTGGAACTACGGAAAAGCTCTTGGAGAAGAAGCTCGTTATAGAAAAAAAGATATTTTACTAGGACCTGGTGTTAATATTTACAGAACTCCATTAAACGGTAGAAACTTCGAATATATGGGAGAAGACCCGTTTTTATCTTCTAAAATGGTGGTTCCATACATTAAAGGGGTTCAATCTAATGGTGTAGCTGCTTGTGTAAAACATTATGCACTTAATAATCAGGAACAATTTAGACATACCAGCAATGTAATTGTAGATGATAGAGCTCTATATGAAATTTATTTACCTGCCTTCAAAGCAGCAGTACAAGAAGGAGACACTTGGTCTATCATGGGAGCTTATGATATGTACAAAAATCAGTACGCAAGTCAAAATCAATATTTATTAAACGATATTCTGAAAAAAGAATGGGGTTTTAAAGGAGTAGTGATTTCTGATTGGGGTGCTGTAAATGATACTAAACAAGCCATTATGAATGGTCTTGACATGGAATTCGGAAGCTGGACAAATGGACTTTCTGAAGGAACTAGCAATGCTTATGACAATTACTATTTAGCACATCCTTATTTAAAACTCATCAAATCTGGTGAAGTAGGAACTAAAGAATTGGATGATAAAGTAAGAAGAATCCTAAGATTAGCTTTCTTGACTACCATGAATAAAAACAAACCTTTTGGAAACATTGCTTCTGAAGAACACAGAGCAATTGCCAAAGAAATTGGCGAAGAAGGAATTGTATTGCTAAAAAATCAAAAAAATGTATTGCCAATTAACGTTGCCAAAACTAAAAAGATTGCTGTAATTGGTGAAAACGCCATCAAAATGATGACTGTAGGCGGTGGTTCTTCTTCCTTAAAAGTAAAATATGAAACTTTACCTTTAGACGGAATTAAAGCAAGATTCGGGAAAGATGCAGAAGTAGTTTTTGCGAGAGGTTATGTAGGAGATGTAACTGGAGAATATAACGGTGTAAAAACTGGAAGAGACCTTACTGATAATCGTTCACAAGCAGAATTAACCAAAGAAGCGGTAGAACTCGCTAAAAATTCCGATTTTGTAATTTTTGTAGGTGGACTTAATAAGAGTGACTTCCAAGATAGTGAAGGAAATGACAGAAAAGATATGGGCTTGCCTTATCATCAATATGAATTAATTTCTGCTTTGGCTAAAGCAAACAAAAATTTTACTGTAGTTTTAGTTTCAGGAAATGCTGTAGAAATGCCTTGGGTAAAAGAAGTTCCTAGCATTGTTCAAGCGTGGTATTTAGGTTCAGAAAGCGGTCATGCTATCGCTTCAGTTTTAGCTGGTGACGCTAATCCTTCTGGTAAATTGCCTTTCACTTTCCCTGTGAAATTAGAAGACAATTCAGCGCATCAATTAGGAGAATATCCCGGTAATAAAGAAGAATTGGCACAAGGAAAAGGAAAAGACCAACAAAACCCTATCAACATAAAATACAACGAAGGTATTTTCGTAGGTTATCGTTGGCATGACACTAAAAATATCAAACCTCTTTTCAGTTTCGGGCATGGGTTAAGTTACACCACTTTCGAAATTGGTCAAGCTAAAGCAGACAAATCTGTTATTACCGAAGATGAGACTATTACGTTTACCATTCCAGTAAAAAATACAGGTAAAAAAGCAGGTGCAGAAGTAGTTCAATTGTACATAAGAGACGTAAAATCTTCTTTGCCAAGACCATTAAAAGAGCTGAAAGGTTTTGAAAAAATTTACTTAAATCCAGGTGAACAAAAAGAAGTAACCATTACGATTGACAAATCTGCGTTAAGTTTCTTTGACCCAGTAAAACACGATTGGGTAGCAGAACCTGGTGATTTCGAAGCGCTGATTGGGAATTCTTCAGACGCCATTAAAACGAAAATCAAGTTTTCATTACAATAA